A genomic window from Anthocerotibacter panamensis C109 includes:
- the nth gene encoding endonuclease III — protein MPRPPSHKKQVARAAQVLQRLKEHYPEAPCSLDYETPLQLLVATILSAQCTDERVNKVTPDLFARFPDAERLAGADITALEGLVRSTGFYRNKARNIQGAAQKIMREFAGEVPRTMAELLTLPGVARKTANVVLAHAFGIHSGVTVDTHVRRITHHLGFTTHQDPIKIEQDLMKLLPQPDWENWSIRLVYHGRALCIARRPNCAACFLNDLCPGATVSNKSP, from the coding sequence ATGCCCCGCCCTCCTTCTCACAAAAAACAAGTCGCCCGCGCGGCACAAGTGCTGCAACGCCTCAAGGAGCACTACCCCGAGGCCCCCTGTTCGCTGGACTATGAGACCCCCCTACAACTGCTTGTCGCTACGATCCTCTCGGCGCAGTGCACCGACGAGCGGGTCAATAAAGTCACCCCTGACCTCTTTGCTCGTTTCCCGGATGCCGAACGGCTCGCGGGGGCAGATATCACAGCGTTGGAAGGATTGGTGCGCTCCACGGGCTTTTACCGCAATAAAGCCCGCAATATTCAAGGAGCCGCCCAGAAAATCATGCGGGAGTTTGCAGGGGAGGTGCCACGCACGATGGCAGAACTACTGACCTTACCGGGGGTCGCCCGCAAAACAGCCAATGTCGTCCTTGCCCACGCGTTCGGCATCCATAGCGGCGTCACCGTAGATACCCACGTCCGCCGCATCACCCATCATTTGGGCTTCACCACCCACCAAGACCCGATCAAGATCGAGCAGGATTTGATGAAACTGCTCCCCCAACCAGACTGGGAAAACTGGTCCATCCGCCTCGTCTATCATGGTCGTGCTCTGTGCATCGCACGCCGCCCCAACTGCGCAGCCTGTTTCCTGAACGACCTGTGTCCCGGTGCGACAGTCTCGAATAAGAGCCCTTAA
- a CDS encoding LL-diaminopimelate aminotransferase — MRLSRRLQPLAHNVFAVMDTAKAEARALGLPVIDLSLGSSDLSAPPHALAAIQKSFQDPETHGYLLFAATQNFREAVAHWVQNRFGLTVDPQTEVLPLIGSQEGTAHLPLALMDPGDIALIPDPGYPSHSGGVYLAGGEVYPLPLTEERGFLPDLTAIPEAILERSRFLLLSYPNNPTTAVAPLAFFEEAVAFCQRHDLVLVHDFPYCDMAFDGYRPPSALQADPERAVTIEFFTLSKSYHMGGFRIGFAVGNQEVIQALRLVKAVVDFNQYRGILDGAAAALTGPQACVQEGVDRFQERRDKMRYYLDSIGWSVPNPIATLYLWAPLPHAWRADSVAFCTRLVRETGVALAPGAGFGAKGEGFVRFALVHPPQTLALAVERIGHFLAAHPAP, encoded by the coding sequence ATGCGTCTCTCTCGCCGCCTACAGCCCCTCGCCCACAACGTTTTTGCGGTCATGGACACCGCTAAAGCCGAGGCGCGGGCTTTGGGGCTTCCGGTTATCGATCTATCCCTGGGGTCCTCCGACCTGAGTGCCCCGCCCCACGCCCTCGCTGCTATCCAAAAATCCTTTCAGGACCCCGAGACCCACGGCTACCTGCTGTTTGCCGCGACCCAGAATTTCCGGGAGGCGGTGGCCCACTGGGTCCAAAATCGGTTTGGTCTGACCGTAGACCCCCAGACAGAAGTGCTCCCCCTGATTGGTTCTCAGGAAGGGACTGCCCATCTGCCCCTCGCTTTGATGGACCCTGGAGATATCGCCCTGATTCCTGATCCGGGCTATCCTTCCCACAGTGGCGGTGTCTATTTGGCAGGCGGTGAAGTATACCCCTTGCCCCTCACTGAGGAACGTGGATTTCTCCCAGACCTGACAGCGATACCTGAGGCTATCCTAGAGCGCAGTCGCTTCTTGCTCTTGAGCTATCCCAACAACCCGACGACCGCCGTTGCCCCGCTGGCTTTCTTTGAGGAGGCCGTAGCCTTTTGCCAGCGTCATGATCTGGTTTTGGTCCACGACTTCCCTTATTGCGATATGGCTTTTGACGGCTATCGGCCCCCTTCGGCACTCCAGGCGGATCCGGAGCGGGCTGTGACTATTGAATTTTTTACCCTCTCCAAGTCCTACCATATGGGCGGGTTCCGCATCGGTTTTGCCGTGGGTAACCAGGAAGTTATCCAAGCCCTGCGCCTTGTGAAGGCCGTGGTGGACTTTAACCAATACCGGGGTATCCTCGACGGGGCCGCAGCCGCGCTGACGGGTCCTCAGGCGTGTGTCCAAGAAGGGGTGGACCGCTTCCAAGAACGTCGCGACAAAATGCGCTACTACCTGGACAGCATCGGCTGGTCTGTGCCCAACCCCATCGCCACGCTCTACCTATGGGCTCCTTTGCCCCATGCTTGGCGTGCAGACTCCGTGGCCTTCTGCACGCGTCTGGTCCGAGAGACCGGCGTAGCCCTGGCTCCTGGCGCAGGTTTTGGGGCGAAGGGTGAAGGTTTTGTCCGCTTTGCCTTGGTCCATCCCCCGCAGACCTTAGCGCTGGCTGTCGAACGGATTGGGCACTTTCTCGCCGCCCATCCCGCGCCTTAG
- a CDS encoding WbuC family cupin fold metalloprotein — protein MLEPRPIRPLTQELLEATAQQARATPRLRQNHNFHELGERVQRFVNVLQPGTYVRPHCHLRAPGRNGFEFFLVLHGALGILILDAAGSIIQQECVSALGPTRGLEVAQGTYHTLIALAPDTAILEIKEGPYEVATDKNFLEGYPLEGTPEAQAQVAAWEPLFSESLK, from the coding sequence ATGCTCGAACCGCGCCCTATCCGCCCGCTCACCCAAGAACTTTTAGAAGCTACCGCCCAACAAGCCCGCGCCACCCCCCGCCTGCGCCAAAACCACAACTTCCACGAACTCGGCGAACGGGTCCAGCGCTTCGTCAATGTCCTCCAACCGGGGACTTATGTGCGCCCCCACTGCCACCTGCGGGCACCGGGGAGGAATGGTTTCGAGTTCTTTCTGGTCCTTCATGGGGCCTTGGGGATACTCATCCTGGATGCGGCGGGGAGCATCATCCAGCAGGAATGCGTGAGCGCGCTGGGGCCAACGCGTGGTCTGGAGGTAGCTCAAGGGACCTACCATACGCTGATCGCCCTCGCCCCTGACACAGCCATCCTGGAGATCAAAGAAGGCCCTTACGAAGTCGCCACCGATAAAAACTTCCTGGAAGGCTATCCGTTGGAAGGCACCCCCGAAGCTCAGGCGCAGGTCGCCGCCTGGGAGCCCTTGTTTTCGGAATCCCTTAAATGA
- a CDS encoding endonuclease MutS2 encodes MFPNDTLRLLQWDLLCQQVAQFAHTAPGMRACAEILPAEQLWQAEGWLRETREALLLETQLATGLAFGGVRDIRGAVHRAKVGGLLEGEELLDIASTLAAARKMRRTLEEREAHEIPTLLESARLMRTCPELEQRINFCLDDTGVVTDRASPALAEARAQQKRLRDRVQRSLQNFLQKHPVYFQEQLITERGGRFVLLVKVNYKEHVPGIVHDASGSGQTLYIEPLSVVEDQNRLRQWQRTEAEEIERVLWELSGLVAGEFAALDPLIAILTLLDCATARARYSQWTGGVEPRFDPECIELRSLCHPLLVAQTQHDPSRTVVPIHLELTPPLRCVVITGPNTGGKTLTLKAVGLAVLMAKAGLFIPATKAVLPWCEQVLADIGDEQSLEQSLSTFSSHIRRIVGILQAVTPTDLVLLDEVGAGTDPQEGAALAAALLQYLAGVSRFTMATTHYGELKALKYSDPRFENASVEFDEVSLAPTYRLLWGIPGRSNALNIARRLGLQPSILEQAQTWLSPESQQVNTVIAELEAQRKRQDTAAQQAQDLSTQVEKLHRDLSAQKEALIRERLALQQQQQQQIQLALTEARAQVAQVIRQLQASPTAQQAQRATEALAGLQPNPQGPQREEDLRYHPKVGDRVEILALGQKGEILSVDDNDQAVVRCGILKLTAPADQLWPLGVQKPPKPAPAPLPKPAPKPAVRTTQNTIDIRGQRVADLDTLLGDRLGHYHGPVWIIHGNGTGRLRDGVHEYLKNYPHAQHFDLAEPSDGGTGATVVYLG; translated from the coding sequence TTTGGGGGGGTGCGGGACATCCGTGGAGCAGTCCACCGAGCCAAGGTCGGTGGACTGCTGGAGGGGGAGGAACTGCTGGATATTGCCTCAACCCTGGCGGCAGCCCGCAAAATGCGCCGGACTTTAGAGGAGCGCGAGGCGCATGAGATCCCCACACTGCTCGAATCCGCCCGCCTCATGCGCACCTGCCCAGAGCTAGAGCAACGCATTAACTTTTGTCTAGACGACACTGGCGTAGTGACCGACCGAGCCAGCCCAGCCCTCGCGGAAGCCCGCGCCCAACAAAAACGCCTGCGCGACCGCGTCCAGCGCTCCTTGCAGAACTTCCTGCAAAAACACCCCGTCTATTTTCAAGAACAACTCATCACCGAGCGGGGCGGGCGCTTTGTATTGCTCGTCAAAGTCAACTATAAAGAACACGTCCCCGGCATCGTCCACGACGCTTCGGGGAGCGGTCAGACCCTTTATATTGAGCCGCTGTCCGTAGTCGAAGACCAAAACCGGCTCAGACAGTGGCAGCGCACCGAGGCTGAAGAAATCGAACGCGTGCTCTGGGAATTGAGTGGCTTGGTCGCTGGTGAATTCGCTGCCCTCGACCCACTGATCGCGATCTTGACCCTCCTTGACTGCGCTACCGCCCGCGCCCGCTATAGTCAGTGGACTGGAGGCGTAGAGCCCAGGTTTGACCCAGAGTGCATCGAGTTACGCAGTTTGTGCCATCCCCTGCTCGTAGCCCAGACCCAACACGACCCCAGCCGCACCGTAGTCCCGATCCACCTCGAACTCACCCCACCCTTGCGCTGTGTCGTCATCACCGGACCCAACACCGGGGGCAAGACCCTGACCCTCAAAGCCGTCGGGTTAGCGGTGCTCATGGCTAAAGCCGGACTCTTTATCCCTGCGACTAAAGCGGTGCTCCCTTGGTGCGAACAAGTCCTAGCGGATATCGGCGATGAACAGTCCCTAGAGCAAAGCCTCTCCACGTTTTCGAGCCATATCCGCCGCATTGTCGGTATTCTCCAGGCAGTGACCCCCACCGATCTCGTCCTACTCGATGAAGTCGGTGCGGGCACGGACCCGCAGGAGGGGGCGGCTTTAGCGGCAGCACTCCTGCAATACTTAGCCGGGGTGAGCCGTTTCACCATGGCGACTACCCATTACGGCGAACTCAAGGCCCTCAAATACAGCGATCCCCGCTTTGAGAACGCCTCCGTCGAGTTTGATGAAGTTTCGCTTGCCCCCACCTACCGCCTGCTCTGGGGTATCCCCGGACGCTCCAACGCGCTCAATATCGCTCGCCGCCTGGGTTTGCAGCCCAGTATCCTGGAGCAGGCCCAGACATGGCTCTCCCCCGAAAGCCAGCAGGTCAATACCGTCATCGCCGAACTCGAAGCCCAGCGCAAACGCCAGGACACTGCCGCGCAACAGGCTCAAGACTTGAGTACCCAAGTCGAAAAACTCCACCGCGATCTGAGCGCCCAAAAAGAAGCCCTGATCCGCGAACGGCTCGCCCTCCAGCAGCAACAGCAGCAGCAGATCCAACTCGCCCTCACCGAAGCCCGCGCCCAAGTAGCCCAGGTCATCCGCCAACTCCAGGCGAGTCCCACCGCCCAGCAAGCCCAACGGGCAACCGAAGCCCTCGCCGGACTACAACCCAACCCCCAAGGCCCCCAACGCGAAGAAGACCTGCGCTATCATCCCAAAGTCGGGGACCGCGTCGAAATCCTTGCTCTGGGCCAAAAGGGAGAAATTTTGTCCGTAGACGACAACGACCAAGCCGTCGTGCGCTGCGGCATCCTCAAACTGACAGCCCCTGCCGACCAACTCTGGCCCCTCGGCGTCCAAAAACCCCCCAAACCCGCTCCTGCTCCCCTCCCCAAGCCCGCCCCCAAGCCCGCTGTCCGCACCACCCAAAACACCATCGATATCCGCGGTCAACGGGTAGCCGACCTCGACACGCTCCTCGGCGACCGATTGGGCCACTATCACGGTCCTGTCTGGATCATCCACGGCAACGGCACCGGTCGCCTACGCGATGGCGTCCACGAATACCTAAAAAACTATCCCCATGCCCAACATTTTGACCTAGCCGAACCCAGCGATGGCGGGACCGGCGCAACGGTAGTCTATCTAGGCTAG
- a CDS encoding LuxR C-terminal-related transcriptional regulator, translating to MAPDATPALLDPMRLLFDIQRVNGIIQNLSGCLEAQTVAHRTAAGLVEQFGCAFARIWLMEADAVTLRLIASAGMYTRTDGSFARVAMGAYKIGKIAQNRIPFLSNNLSEESWVRDREWAIQTGIRGFAGYPLMNGERVLGVLAAFHRQPMTPEFLEALQWLCTSVVVVMENALLFEQNRSSWHAQNMPVSLSEQLAQLLAPARFMLVGTERLLSASTSSILLKTTRTLTDLGCTYGRLTYLAEGVSLEAVIPQTQARRDAFDPLTQELLRLGGTLQMQQSGDGEALQVLVQLPYRHSDLPEEHPNLLSVRELEILTLLAAGLRDREIADHLHISERTVKFHTNNALNKLKARTRTQAVYRATLYGWVTTEPLRDYRNGHD from the coding sequence ATGGCTCCTGACGCGACTCCTGCCCTCTTAGACCCCATGCGGCTCCTCTTCGATATTCAGCGGGTCAACGGCATTATCCAAAACCTCAGCGGCTGCCTTGAAGCGCAGACTGTAGCGCACCGGACCGCCGCGGGCTTGGTGGAGCAGTTTGGCTGTGCTTTTGCGCGGATTTGGCTGATGGAAGCGGACGCTGTGACCCTCAGGCTAATCGCCTCCGCCGGGATGTACACACGCACGGATGGTTCCTTTGCACGCGTCGCGATGGGTGCCTACAAGATTGGCAAGATTGCCCAAAACCGGATTCCTTTTCTCAGCAATAATTTGTCTGAAGAATCCTGGGTCCGCGACCGGGAATGGGCGATTCAGACGGGTATTCGTGGGTTTGCCGGCTATCCACTGATGAATGGAGAACGGGTCTTGGGTGTACTGGCGGCTTTCCACCGGCAACCGATGACCCCGGAATTTCTGGAAGCGCTGCAATGGCTGTGTACTTCTGTCGTCGTGGTGATGGAAAATGCCCTACTTTTTGAACAAAACCGCTCCTCTTGGCACGCTCAAAATATGCCCGTCTCCCTCTCGGAGCAATTGGCCCAACTTCTAGCTCCGGCCCGTTTTATGCTTGTGGGTACCGAACGCCTCCTGTCGGCGAGCACGTCTTCTATCCTCCTCAAGACCACCCGGACACTAACCGACCTCGGTTGTACCTATGGTCGTCTGACCTATCTAGCTGAGGGAGTTTCCCTGGAAGCTGTCATTCCCCAAACTCAGGCGCGCAGGGATGCCTTTGACCCCTTAACCCAAGAGCTGCTGCGCCTTGGAGGAACGCTACAGATGCAGCAATCGGGGGATGGTGAAGCTTTGCAGGTCTTGGTTCAGCTTCCTTATAGGCACTCCGATCTGCCGGAAGAACACCCCAATCTCCTCTCTGTCCGAGAACTGGAGATCCTCACGCTCCTCGCGGCTGGCCTGCGCGACCGGGAAATCGCTGATCACCTACACATCAGCGAACGCACCGTCAAATTTCATACCAATAATGCGCTCAATAAACTCAAAGCCCGCACCCGTACTCAAGCGGTTTACCGGGCGACGCTATACGGATGGGTCACGACCGAGCCGCTCAGGGACTATCGAAACGGGCACGATTAA
- a CDS encoding class I SAM-dependent methyltransferase, with amino-acid sequence MTHPTVLDDSNPVLSTLIAQAIRERGPLTFAAFMDLVLYHPEHGYYATNQANIGAGGDFYTAPHLGADFGELLAEQCVDMWQALEQPPAFTLVEMGAGQGLLSRDLLAYLQKNHPDLWAVLNYVILERSPALILEQQQRLQPFATHVRWLSWENLPPVTGCFFSNELVDAFAVHRFVVRGRVLQELYVTLGSDGTLQQMAGELSTPRLSRYFDLVGIDPSQFPEDYTSEVNLAALDWLSQVAAHLERGYCLTIDYGYPAHRYYQPTRTTGTLLCYYRHTANSNPYHHIGRQDLTTHVDFTALERHGATVGLMPLGFTQQALFLMALGLGDRLNQLLAQDALSWTEGLRRHQALHTLIHPTGMGQFGVLLQAKGLSASQQTHPLKGLQTPLQISFR; translated from the coding sequence ATGACACACCCGACCGTTTTGGACGATTCCAATCCTGTCCTCTCGACGCTGATCGCCCAAGCTATCCGTGAGCGAGGACCGCTTACCTTCGCTGCATTTATGGACTTGGTGCTCTACCACCCCGAGCACGGCTACTACGCGACCAATCAGGCCAATATTGGAGCCGGAGGCGACTTCTACACCGCCCCTCACCTCGGCGCAGATTTTGGGGAACTGTTGGCGGAGCAATGCGTGGATATGTGGCAGGCATTGGAGCAGCCTCCTGCCTTTACCCTGGTCGAGATGGGCGCAGGGCAAGGGCTGCTGAGTCGGGATCTGCTGGCCTATCTCCAGAAAAACCACCCGGACCTGTGGGCGGTCCTAAACTATGTCATTCTGGAGCGCTCCCCCGCCTTGATCCTGGAGCAGCAACAGCGTCTACAGCCCTTCGCTACGCATGTGCGCTGGTTGTCCTGGGAAAACCTCCCTCCCGTCACAGGCTGCTTCTTCTCGAATGAATTGGTCGATGCTTTTGCCGTCCACCGTTTTGTGGTCCGAGGCAGGGTACTCCAAGAGCTGTATGTCACCCTTGGCTCAGATGGAACCTTGCAGCAGATGGCTGGAGAACTTTCAACGCCCCGCCTCAGCCGGTACTTCGACTTAGTGGGAATTGACCCAAGCCAGTTTCCAGAAGACTATACCAGTGAGGTCAATCTAGCTGCGCTCGACTGGCTAAGTCAGGTGGCAGCCCATCTGGAGCGGGGGTATTGCCTGACCATCGACTACGGCTACCCTGCCCACCGCTACTACCAACCCACCCGCACCACTGGCACCCTACTCTGCTACTACCGGCACACGGCTAACAGCAACCCCTACCACCACATAGGACGGCAAGATCTGACGACCCACGTAGATTTCACCGCTCTGGAACGACACGGCGCAACGGTCGGGCTGATGCCCCTTGGTTTCACCCAGCAGGCACTATTCCTGATGGCGCTTGGCCTTGGTGACCGGCTCAATCAACTCCTAGCCCAGGACGCTCTTTCGTGGACGGAGGGTTTACGCCGCCACCAAGCCCTCCATACCCTGATCCATCCGACCGGCATGGGGCAATTCGGTGTTCTGCTCCAAGCGAAGGGCCTGAGCGCCAGTCAGCAGACCCATCCCCTCAAGGGTCTACAGACACCGCTCCAGATTAGCTTTCGATAG
- a CDS encoding 1-deoxy-D-xylulose-5-phosphate reductoisomerase translates to MKKLTLLGSTGSIGTQTLQIVEAYPDRFQVVGLTAQRNMTLLAGQVRQFHPEIVAVGGEAERAELLELLAGYAAPPDIRVAAQGVVEVAAHGDAQVVVSGVVGVAGLLPTLAAIEAGKDIALANKETLVAAGPVVMPRIQVKGVHLLPVDSEHSAIFQCLQGGKELNRILLTASGGAFRDWPVERMKTATVKDALKHPNWVMGRKITIDSATLMNKGLEVIEAHYLFGLDYEQIEIIIHPESIVHSLVEWADTSVLAQLGWPDMRLPILYALSWPERIPTPWRPLDLVKIGTLNFKAPDHEKYPCMRLAYQVGRVGGTLPAVLNAANEAVVELFLNEQISFADIPRLLALTCEAHPTVSAPALADILEADRWAREQVQIQALRTVITPV, encoded by the coding sequence GTGAAGAAGCTTACCCTCCTGGGATCCACAGGCTCCATCGGGACGCAGACGCTACAGATTGTCGAAGCCTATCCTGATCGCTTTCAGGTCGTGGGTCTGACCGCCCAGCGCAATATGACCCTACTCGCCGGACAAGTCCGCCAATTTCACCCTGAGATCGTGGCAGTAGGCGGAGAAGCTGAACGGGCGGAGTTGCTGGAATTACTCGCAGGATATGCGGCACCTCCAGACATTCGGGTCGCTGCGCAGGGTGTAGTCGAAGTTGCTGCCCACGGAGATGCGCAGGTGGTGGTAAGCGGAGTCGTGGGCGTGGCGGGGCTCCTGCCGACGCTAGCTGCCATCGAGGCGGGTAAAGATATTGCTCTTGCCAACAAAGAAACCCTCGTGGCTGCCGGTCCCGTGGTCATGCCCCGGATTCAAGTGAAAGGAGTCCATCTGTTGCCGGTTGACTCTGAGCATTCAGCTATTTTCCAGTGCCTCCAGGGGGGTAAAGAACTCAATCGGATTCTGCTTACCGCTTCGGGTGGGGCGTTCCGCGATTGGCCTGTGGAGCGGATGAAGACCGCCACGGTCAAAGATGCCCTCAAGCACCCCAACTGGGTCATGGGCCGCAAGATTACGATAGATTCCGCGACCTTGATGAATAAAGGGTTGGAAGTCATTGAAGCCCACTATCTTTTTGGGCTGGATTATGAACAGATTGAGATCATCATTCACCCAGAGAGCATCGTGCATTCCCTGGTGGAATGGGCCGACACGTCGGTCCTGGCGCAGTTGGGCTGGCCGGATATGCGCCTGCCTATTCTCTATGCACTGAGTTGGCCCGAGCGCATCCCAACGCCCTGGCGTCCTTTGGACCTAGTCAAAATCGGGACGCTCAACTTCAAGGCTCCCGACCACGAGAAATATCCTTGTATGCGTTTGGCCTATCAGGTGGGCCGGGTCGGAGGGACGCTCCCCGCTGTACTCAATGCCGCCAACGAAGCAGTCGTCGAACTGTTCCTCAACGAACAGATTAGCTTCGCCGATATCCCGCGCTTACTGGCCCTGACCTGTGAAGCCCACCCGACTGTAAGCGCCCCAGCCCTGGCAGATATCTTGGAGGCTGACCGCTGGGCTAGAGAACAGGTCCAAATCCAGGCTCTGCGCACGGTCATCACCCCGGTCTAG
- a CDS encoding putative glycoside hydrolase, with translation MSIGVSSGGANNRESYGLYGLPSLKPGARITEIKDAIEQPIEQGTTVYEVAQHYLPYTDYYTVNELITALKKENGLTSDFIYPGDELKIPIVRTQRIRNRTVPVPRDFEVRGIYVTSWSSGSQRLLALAEKFKQLGGNTIIFDGKDFNGIVTFESDNELAHTIKAVGPHPIRDLAKMIDRLHRMGFHIVARQTVFCDKVLALARPDLAIQRVGGGRWQDGDGRYWLDPSQPEVRQYNLDLSLELLDAGVDEIQYDFIRFPDNRRNASANAVYTFDEKKTPRYTYITQFLRQAHALLHGRKALLSIDVFGIMAWSRDVDLAITGQNLTEMARYVDVISPMLYPSHFYGQFQGMAYPPHAPYTLVAQGVKRLKDKLGPQGYHVTIRPWLQGFPFRATTQWGPGYIRTQMEASVDNSGVGWMVWDAYNGYDVLWQTLRQPDLYPNLAQRAKQAAIPTTLGPGY, from the coding sequence ATGAGTATCGGCGTCAGTAGTGGAGGAGCGAATAACCGGGAAAGTTATGGACTCTATGGCCTGCCTTCTCTCAAACCTGGAGCCAGAATTACTGAGATCAAAGATGCCATCGAACAACCCATCGAGCAGGGAACCACGGTCTATGAAGTTGCGCAGCACTATCTTCCTTACACTGATTACTACACAGTCAATGAATTAATTACCGCACTCAAAAAAGAAAACGGTCTCACTTCTGATTTTATCTATCCCGGCGATGAATTAAAGATCCCCATTGTCCGCACCCAACGTATCCGTAATCGGACGGTCCCTGTCCCCCGTGATTTTGAAGTGCGGGGTATTTACGTTACCAGTTGGTCTTCCGGTTCCCAGCGCCTTTTAGCCCTAGCCGAGAAATTTAAGCAGCTTGGGGGCAACACGATTATCTTTGATGGCAAGGACTTTAATGGCATTGTCACCTTTGAGTCAGACAACGAACTAGCCCACACGATCAAAGCGGTTGGTCCACACCCGATCCGCGACCTTGCCAAGATGATTGACCGCTTGCACCGCATGGGCTTTCATATTGTTGCTCGCCAGACGGTCTTCTGTGACAAAGTTTTGGCCCTAGCCCGACCGGACCTCGCCATTCAGCGCGTCGGTGGCGGGCGTTGGCAGGATGGGGATGGGCGCTATTGGCTGGATCCTTCTCAGCCGGAGGTGCGGCAGTACAATCTGGACTTGAGTTTGGAGTTGCTGGATGCTGGGGTGGACGAGATCCAGTACGATTTCATCCGCTTCCCCGACAACCGCCGCAATGCCAGCGCCAACGCGGTCTATACTTTTGATGAAAAGAAGACCCCACGCTACACCTACATCACCCAATTTTTACGCCAAGCCCATGCGTTGCTCCACGGACGAAAAGCGCTACTCTCCATTGATGTCTTCGGGATCATGGCCTGGAGTCGGGATGTGGACCTTGCCATCACCGGCCAAAACCTGACCGAGATGGCCCGCTATGTCGATGTCATCTCCCCAATGCTCTATCCCTCGCACTTCTATGGTCAGTTTCAGGGAATGGCCTACCCGCCCCACGCTCCCTACACTTTGGTCGCACAGGGGGTGAAACGGCTCAAAGACAAGCTGGGTCCCCAAGGCTACCATGTGACCATTCGCCCTTGGCTCCAGGGTTTTCCATTTCGGGCCACGACCCAATGGGGACCGGGCTATATCCGCACCCAAATGGAGGCAAGTGTGGATAATAGCGGTGTCGGCTGGATGGTCTGGGATGCCTATAATGGCTACGATGTGCTCTGGCAAACGCTCAGACAACCAGACCTCTATCCCAATTTGGCGCAACGGGCAAAGCAAGCTGCGATTCCTACAACCTTGGGACCGGGGTATTGA